One Dysidea avara chromosome 7, odDysAvar1.4, whole genome shotgun sequence genomic region harbors:
- the LOC136260885 gene encoding uncharacterized protein, giving the protein MTTNTASVSVIPSSSQMMPEIWDILTLLDTGGQPEFINMLPAINASAAFTFIVLNLSSGIDCLDQKVVAEHSDKSYTKHQLNYTNCHLLKCLLSSVKDSASRKSYYPHHLMVQEDQHIDPAVCFIGTCCDKIKDEIENVVETIDQRINELVCDVDVESNKSFKVWTDSNGKMLFPVDNTTAGTYQSKDSVPNIIRQEFIKKILSKKAQFEIPITWFILELQLRTLHEEEGRVCIPLDDVKKTCDQILPEGQNLEIKEIKEILSFYHSLGMLLYFSEVDGMNNFVVTDSQWLFRNLTAIVTCKFDTGKCLDKNLLDQLVNKGIMCRKLLDDLNLDVQDIELGSFLNLLKHLKLIVPFDDESFFMPSILPTCDVEDVDEVLKESEYGKPVFYVDDNNYFTVTPLLIKFTGDTIPRGLFSFLVIQLLQNNQPSIQLYGMNKGHEYRRYSNLMSFVINDDMTQYLSLVDRNSYLEINVRIKDNEPSTVYYDTQVAVTDALKDVCEQFGWQHDDFKYGFLCNCYHSHSHKHLMFPSKTKPDKRAICGHQQSTILGDSHRVWFKRIPTCSSTRLYEEQTSQSSTSPPVSIIDSTILAQELKMKILNRIVIPKIRAEWESVAYSMDYDSYTVSAIEKESRNLQDCCQKLFKDWLTTSNGSSPKTWKTLLKCIEDVEELTAAVEKIKAELVKEINVPVCDKKRKPETS; this is encoded by the exons ATGACAACTAATACTGCATCTGTGTCTGTTATACCTTCTAGTTCTCAAATGATGCCAGAAATATGGGACATCCTCACACTGCTTGACACAGGTGGTCAGCCTGAGTTCATTAACATGTTACCTGCTATAAATGCTTCTGCAGCTTTCACCTTCATTGTCCTCAACCTGTCCAGTGGAATTGATTGTCTTGACCAGAAGGTGGTAGCTGAACACAGTGACAAAAGTTATACCAAACATCAGTTAAATTATACCAATTGCCATTTGCTGAAATGTTTATTGTCCTCAGTAAAGGATTCAGCCAGTAGAAAATCATACTATCCTCACCACTTGATGGTACAAGAAGACCAACATATAGACCCTGCAGTGTGCTTTATTGGTACATGTTGTGATAAGATCAAAGATGAAATTGAAAATGTAGTAGAAACAATTGACCAAAGGATTAATGAATTGGTATGTGACGTTGATGTAGAATCTAATAAATCTTTTAAAGTTTGGACTGATAGTAATGGAAAGATGTTATTCCCAGTTGATAACACTACTGCTGGAACTTACCAGAGTAAAGATTCTGTTCCAAATATAATTCGTCAAGAATTTATTAAAAAGATACTATCCAAGAAGGCTCAGTTTGAAATACCAATTACATGGTTTATATTAGAATTACAATTACGTACCCTCCATGAAGAGGAAGGTAGAGTTTGTATACCATTAGATGATGTCAAGAAAACTTGTGATCAAATTCTTCCTGAAGGTCAAAACCTGGAGATCAAAGAGATCAAAGAAATTTTAAGCTTTTATCATTCACTTGGCATGTTGTTATACTTCAGTGAGGTGGATGGTATGAACAACTTTGTTGTAACTGATTCTCAGTGGCTGTTTCGTAACCTCACTGCAATTGTAACATGCAAGTTTGATACTGGTAAATGTCTGGATAAAAATTTGCTTGATCAACTAGTTAACAAAGGAATTATGTGTAGAAAATTACTTGATGATCTCAACTTGGATGTGCAGGACATTGAGTTAGGATCATTTTTAAATCTTCTCAAACACTTGAAGTTGATTGTACCTTTTGATGATGAATCATTTTTCATGCCGAGCATCCTCCCTACATGTGATGTAGAAGATGTTGATGAAGTTTTGAAAGAGAGTGAATATGGTAAACCAGTATTTTATGTTGATGACAACAATTACTTTACAGTGACTCCCCTGCTAATAAAATTCACTGGTGATACAATTCCAAGAGGTCTATttagttttcttgtaattcagttACTCCAAAACAACCAGCCCAGTATTCAACTGTATGGTATGAACAAGGGCCACGAGTATCGTCGTTATTCTAATCTCATGTCATTTGTTATCAATGATGATATGACTCAGTATTTATCACTTGTTGATAGAAACTCTTATTTAGAAATAAATGTTAGAATAAAGGATAATGAACCGTCCACAGTTTATTATGACACTCAAGTTGCTGTAACTGATGCTTTGAAAGATGTCTGTGAACAATTTGGTTGGCAGCATGATGATTTTAAGTATGGATTCCTCTGTAACTGTTATCATTCACACAGCCACAAACATTTGATGTTCCCATCCAAAACCAAGCCTGATAAACGTGCCATATGTGGTCATCAACAATCAACCATACTAGGAGATTCACACCGAGTTTGGTTTAAG AGAATCCCTACTTGTAGCAGTACTAGACTGTATGAAG AACAAACCAGTCAATCATCTACATCACCACCTGTATCAATAATTGATAGTACAATATTAGCACAAG AACTAAAGATGAAAATCTTGAATAGAATAGTTATCCCTAAGATAAGAGCAGAATGGGAAAGTGTTGCTTACTCCATGGACTATGATTCATACACCGTTAGTGCCATAGAGAAAGAGTCACGTAATCTCCAGGATTGTTGTCAGAAGTTGTTTAAAGACTGGCTTACCACTAGTAATGGTTCTAGCCCAAAGACATGGAAAACACTACTGAAGTGTATTGAAGATGTGGAGGAGCTTACAGCTGCAGTGGAGAAGATTAAAGCAGAACTGGTCAAAG AAATTAATGTACCAGTTTGTGATAAAAAGAGAAAACCAGAAACCTCTTAA